The nucleotide sequence TGACAGAACCACAGAAACACACTTTTGTTTACACTTTTCTTCGTAAATAAGTTCCAAATCGAATGAATTAGACCAGATAATATGACGAATAGAACAGCTACATAGATCAACTAACTCACCTATTCTGTTATTTCTTACGTGCAATTATGAAAGTGCGGTCAGACTGTTCAAAGCCGACATGAGGGTAATAGGAAACCGCATCAGGTGCAGATATTAATACTAATGAGCACTGTTCACCTATAATATGTTGTGTACGATGAATGAGCTCCTTACCAATACCTTTACCTTGATATGCTTTATCCACTGCCAGATCTGACAAGTAACAGCAGTAACAATAATCCGTAAGCGATCTAGCGATTCCAATCAGTTTGTCATCTTCCCATGCACTAATAAGAACGTCAGCTTGATCAATCATCTGTTGAATTCTATCCAAATCATCCACTGGTCTCTTAATCCCAGAACTTCTAAACACTTGTGCAACATCAACCGCTTTAAGCTTATGCTCTTCTGAATAATGAATCATTTTACTCCCCCCTCCTTCAATAATCTACCATAATTTTTAATGCCCTTGTTTAAAAAACAAATAAAAACTGCCCGCAATAAGCGGACAGCTTCACTCGTGTACTACTATGCGATTTGCTGTGATACACGTGGAAATAAAATATTGTTCTCTAGATGGATGTGCTGAAACAGGTCCGCCTCCAGCTCCTGCAGTTTGTGGAACGTAATTTGATAGGTCGGACACGCATCCTCTGGGATCTCATAATCGTTTGTCAATGCTCTAATCTGCTTTAGAATGACCCCGCATGCTTCATGCTCATCCTCTAATGCTTCAATCAACTGCTTGCATTGCTCCACTTGAACTGCAGTGGGGTGATGATCCAGCTTCATGATTGCCGGAAACATCTCTAGCTCCTCCTTAGGCAGATGGAGCATCAATTCATCGCGCATCGTCATAAACAATCGATTAACTTCTGCGAGTTCTGGGTGAAGATAGCCATGAACATCTCGAATTGTTAACGTATATTGTGCTAACTCTGGCAATGTTCGCCTGAGATACTCATGATGATTTTTCACGATATGGTCAATTAATTCACTGTAATTAAGCTTTGTCCAATCTGTTAATCCCTCTTGGACACCTACAGGCTGAGCAATAACTGCAAGAATGTCTCTAAGCACTGCATCTGCTGATAGACCCATCTCATTGACAACATCGAGTAGTGGACGATTGCCACCACAGCAAAAATCAATGCGATACGATTTCAACACATCTGCTGCAGCAGGATACTGAGTGACGATGTCTCCAACCATTAATTGATTCATGTTCTTCGCCTCCTGACGCAAATATAACACGCTGAAGTAATCGCATTTATGATGTAGGTCACAGTTAAAGGATTATGATAATGCTACCACGCTAAATATTAGAAATAAAACAACACCAACAATTTCGATTATCCCAACCTTCATCGGACGGATCGACTTTCCGGCTAAAAGCAACGCTCTAACGATCGCGAATGCGTACGCAAGTGCCATTAGTGGATACCCTGCAACAAAAGGAACGATGAGCATTACGATATGGTATATCCGCGAATACCCATGCCAGCGAACGTTATTTTTTTCACGAAATACAGACTTAACGAACAAAGCTGTACCTGTAAAATAAATAAAACTAAAGAGGACGATCATACCCATCTTATGATCCCAAGTACCATCGCCTAGTATATAGGCAGCCGCTCCGCCGATTGCAAAGATCATAATCGCACATAGATCATTAACAATGGCTCTCTCTGACTTTGCCTTTGCATGCCATATATTCACGAGGAGTAGCAACACTAAGGGAATACCAAAGAAAAATAGTTCTGGACTATACAATAAGGATGGAATTAAGCAAATTAGGCCAACTATCCCATAACCGATTCCCCACTGGATATAATACGAACGATTCGCGCTTCTTTTCACAGCTTGAAGGAATGGGTAGGAGGATAAATAGAGGCACAACCATGCCACAAACAATAACGCATGCATATAATTGGGACTGCCCGCCATCATCCCTAATAGGAATGGCACACTCACCATCGCCCAGCCACCGTGCTCATGAGGAATTACAATGGTTCGCTGTTGCTTCATTTCTAATCACTCCTTCGTTAAGAATGATTATATCAATCGCAACATACTGAAAAAGTGATCCCAATCACTCCTTGCAACCGTAATCTTCGATTATAATTTGTTTCGAACGATATTGATTTCTTAGGGAGGGTGTATCATGGCAAAGGTGGAAATTATAGATGAGAAGACAATCAGAATTGCAGTTACACTTGAAGATGCTGTACACATGATTAAAGAAGCATCACAGCATCTAAGTGCTTATGCTTCTGAAATTGTTACGATATTTGAAAAGATGCCCGAGTTCAACTACGTCTACTTTTGCTTCTATGCCTATGATAGTGCCAATTTGTTCGAGAAGATGCTCGAGATTGATCCGAAGCAATATACTTCTTTCTCGTTAGATGCACCTGACTCGTTCTTTTATTCGCTATATGGTGGCATGGCAGGTCTCTACGAAACAGCAAAGCAGATGACTTCTTAGAAACCGTATTAATCTACATGTAATGTTCCTTTTAAAGTCGTGATGGCTTGCCCTTTAATCAATATTCGATTGTCTTGAACAGACAATTGAAGATATCCTTGTCTCTTTGATAGTTGCATCGCTGTTAGCTCGCTCTTATCAAGCTTGTTTTTCCAATAAGGTCCTAAACAACAATGTGCTGATCCCGTAACTGGATCCTCATTCACGCCAATTGCAGGACAAAAAAATCTCGAAACAAAGTCGATACCAGGCCTATTCGTCCTGCTCGTAACGATTATGCCTCTCGTATCGACTCTCTTTAACACATTGAAATTCGGTTGAAGCCCAATTAACGTATCTTCATCAGCAACTTCTACAATGTAGTCAAGACGATTTCTACCTGTATATTGGAAAGAAACGCCAAGACCCTCTGCGAGTTCAGCAGGTGGCACACACTCTTGCTCGATTTCGAGCGGGAAATTAAGTTCGATCCAATTACCATTCTTCCTCGTCGTGAGAAGTCCGCTCTTTGTCATGAACCGAATTTCATTAGCCATCTCATATTGCTGTTCCCACAAAATATGCGCACTCGCTAAAGTCGCATGACCACATAGATCGACTTCTACCTCAGGAGTAAACCATCTTAACGAATATTGCTCGCCCTGCTTCTGTAGAAAAGCTGTCTCAGCTAAATTCATTTCACTTGCGATGCTCTGCATCCACTCATCTGAACGGTGCGAATCTAATATACATACGGCAGCCTGATTCCCATGAAACGGTTGATCAGTAAATGCATCTACAGTGTAGATTTTCATTATGTTCAGCTCCCCCTTTATTTCTCCCAAAGCTCGACTAGTCGACCATCAGGATCTTCAATCCAAATAAATTTTCCATATTCGCCAATCTCTTTTTCCTTAGCAAGAGGTACACCCATTTGTTCAAGATGATTAATAACCTCGTTTAAATTATGCACTTGGAAATTTAACATCACTTGTTGTTCTGTTGGAAAATAACTGTCACTCTCGGCAAAGAAAGAAAAGATAGTCTCATTTCCTAATTGGGGTTTTATCACAGTCCCATTCCAATCTTCTATTTCAATCTTCAACACTTCACTGTACCATTTTTTGATAACCTCTAGATTGTTAGTTCTCCAAAATATTCCTCCGAAACCTTTTATCATCTTATCTATCTCCTGTCTGTCTTCAAATTTTGAATTATTTAACTAGGTTAAGTATATGTGTCTTTAACTCGCGATTTCGATGTTCTAAGAACCTCTTCATATAATGCTTGAGGATCAACCGCTCGACGACTTTACCAATGAATCCCATAGGAGCTTCAAAGTACAATGTATCCGTCATTATTGTCTGATCACCGATTTGCTTAAAGTCATGAATATGTCTTAAGCTCTTGAACGCTCCTCTTTGCATCTCATCAACAAATCGGAATGGCTCATCAAATTCAGTAATCTTTGACGTTAATTTCTGTCTCACTAGAAAATGAGTTGCTTGAAAAGTAACTGTGTCTCCCGCTCCGATTGGCCCAGATGTAACACCTAAAATTGCTCTTTCTCTCGTATGCTTCCATACCGTCTTCGTATGCATATCAATATCTCTTGCCATGTCGAAACAAAGCTGTATCGGCGCAGAAATCTCGATCTCTGTCTGAACAGTTATCATGTCTCTCGCCCCTTTATCTACGACCTCTGCTCTGAAGCGGCTTTTCAATGGCATATAGTTCATCATCGATCTGATTGATCTTTTCAGTAATAAGTACTCTCGCATCCGAAATCGCTTTGTTGTATAAGTAAGGTCCAATCACCTGAATCATAAAATCAATCAATTGTTCCGCTGCTAAATTACCTAGCGTCTCTGATCTCTCTTCCTCAAAATACGCTTGTACCTTATCAATAATCTGTTCTTTGTCTTCCCTTGGAAGCTTTATCGGTGTAATCATCGCTGTAACATCCCCAATTTCTCAATTATTCACTTGCATCTCTGAACACTGATAAATCTCTAATTTTCGCGAAAATATGTGTATGTCTCATCCTAGAACCATCTACAGAAAGATCGTCGTTATGGAACGTTCCCTCTAATGCGAATCCGAGTCTCTCGGGTATAGCCTTGCTCTTCATGTTCAATGTATCACAACGAATTTCAACTCTTCTTGCATGCAAAACTTTAAAAGCAAAGTCACTTATCCCTTCAACTGCCTCTGTCATATAGCCTTGTCCACTGTATCTGGTATCTATCCAGTAGCCGATCTCGAACTTGCGGACTTCCCAGTTCATTCTATGTAAACCTGATGATCCAATGTACACATTGTCTGCCTTCCTGAAGAGAAGTAAGCGTAAATCCTCACGAGTATGAAATTGAGCGTGCGCGTTCCTAAGATTTGCTTCTACTTTCTCTACAGTCTGCTCCTCATGAGCAAACGGCATCCATTGCTTCAACTCATTCAATGATGCTTGAATCGATTCAAATACTGCCTCGCCATCTCCTGGCCGAGGAATACGAATGTGTAATCTACTTGTTGTAAATTCCGTTGGAATATCCAATAGCACCGGGTTCATATGCTCAACACCTTCCACTCGCCATATGAGTGTTATATCATAGCTTTGTAAATATTTAAAATACCGAAACCCAATATAATAAGACTTGAAATGATATTGATAAATTTCATCATTCTAAAACTAATCATTTGTTTTAATGATCCTACAATCGTACTCAACAATAACCACCAAATAGCTGAGCCTATAAATACCCCTAACACTAATTGTACCGGTGATTGAGAAGCAGAACCTAAATTCATTCCTGCAAATATTCCTACAAAAGATATGATTGTTAATGGATTCATGAGCGTTAATAATAATGTCGTTCCAAAAGTTTTAAAATAATCCATTTTGCCACGATCTATTCCAACACTATCTTTAACAGGCGCTTTGAACGTAGAATAGGCCAAATAGAGCAGGAATGTTGCCCCAGCTACATTGATCCAAGTGGATTGTTCAATTAAAAAATTTGAAATAATAGTAAGTCCAAGTGCAGCAATACTTCCATAAATAGCATCAGCTGTAGCTGCCCCCATACCCGAAACAAATCCAAAAGCTTTTCCTTGGGTTAATGTCTTTCGGATACATAGAATACCAATTGGGCCAACAGGTGCAGCAATAGAAATACCAAGTATTATTCCTGTAATAATCGTTGTCATATTTGCTCCAGTCGATCTTTCATCTTTCTTTTTGCTTCCGCAACAATATCTTCAATATCTTGCCTCGACGGTTGTTCCAAGTGGATGCCTACCAATACTGCCACAGTTCGGCCTAGGCTATGGGCTGCCATCTTCGCCAAATCCACTGCTAATTCACCTTCTCGATGTCCTGGCAACGTTAATACGTCCGTATAGACACCTCCATCGCCACCAACATATGCTGTAGCAATTGATCCGATATGTGCAGTTCCACCAGTTACAAGAAATACAATATCATGGCCCATCCTATTGCAGCGTATTTCAATCGGTTCGATCGTTCCACACCTCTCATCCTACTTGTAATCATATCGTTTTAAATATTCCTGAATTGGAACCAGATGGTGTTGATCATGCCCTATAAAATCCTTTAAATAACCAATGACACTAAAATTATGCCCATCTCCATCTACGTAATTGTGATCCAAAGATGCTGCTGACAAAGATAATATCGCATTAACGATCTTCTTTCGATAATCAATTGCTTTCTTAATTAATTCGTCGGCAGTAATTGTTCTTGCATAAAAAATGGCCTTACTATTAAATTCATCGTAATCCAGATGTTTAAGAGTAATCCGTTCACCCAAGGCGATCTTCTCAATAGCCTCCTCATAAAAATACTTATCCCATAACATGATATGACAGATAATATCTTTGATCGTCCATTTCCCCGGTTCAATGCTTGAGTTCCAAGTTACATCATCAAGTGCTTGTAAAGTACTTGTGAAGCTAATCCATTCTTCGAATGAATGTATTAAATCTCTCAACTCATTGGACATGATAAAGTCAATCCCTCCATCATTGGATTCAATAGAGCCAACTGGTCTCTTCTTACTTTCTTTTGATATGAACCGTTTTCGTCTTTTGATCCCAATTTACAACGCAATCAAACGTTTGAGCGACCAATCGAAGTGGAACATAAGTAATTTTATTTTTTATAAACGGGGGATTCTTTGCTTTAATTGTTGTATCATCAAAATTCACTTTCGAATTACCAACTGTAAAGTAAACTGTTTTCTCATTGCTTTCGTAAATAATTAGTTTGTCTATCGTACCTGGAGCAAAACCAAATTTAAGATCTGGTGTCGCGTTAAACGCATCAGCTGGAACAAAAACTACGCCTTTTACCATAAGCGGTTTGTATTGCTCCGTAACGTCTTTGCCACTTACCACAACACGTACACTTGTCGCTGCATTAGATGTACTGGAAAATACAAACATGAAAATCATGCACACAAGAAATGCAAACTTCGTTTTCATATCGTTTGCTCCTTATTTATACTAGCTAAATGTTTACCTACAAAAATACCACTAGCTGCTGCTTGTGATAATGAATGTGTAACTCCTGAACAATCTCCAATTACATATAATCCATGAATATTTGTTTGGAAATTTCGGTCAGTTTCTATTATTGGCGAATAAAACTTTCCGTCCATACCATAAAGCAATGTATCCTCATCAATTGCTTCACCAATAAATTTTTCCAATTGGTTTAAAAATCCCTGCAAGATTTGAATATATAGTAAAGGAATTTCTTTAGTTAAGTCCCCAAATTCAGCGTTTAACGTAGGCTGAATTCGATTATTATACATATTTTCTTTTGTTGTAGACCGTCCCTCCCTTAAATCTTCAAACCGTTGTACTACAATACGGTCTGTACCTTTATTAATACCACCAATAACCTTATGTGCATACATATTGGCTTCTTTTAGAGTAGAAAAATAGGTTGGAGTGAACAAAGTAAAATTCAAGTTAGAAGTTCCATTCTCTTGCTCTCGAAAGTTTTGACCATCAGGCATGACTAAACCTTCTTGATATTTACGAATGATTCTTCCTTTAGGATTCATGCAATAAGTACTTGAAATGATATCTTCATATGCATAAGCAAGTTTTGTTTCAAAGGTATCTTCCAATATTAAACGTAGCTGTTGTTCTGCCATTTCAACTCTAATACCCAAATCTAAACGGGTTTTACCTTGCTTAACTCCAAGACTAGAACATTGTTTATTGGACCAATCTGTTCCAGATCGTCCTGTTGCAAACACTACATGCTGAGTTTGAACATCTCCTTTATTTGTAGTTAAAGTAAAAGAATTATTTTCCTTTTTTATATCTTGTACATCCACCTCAAATTGAATATCTATCTTGCTTGATAAAACATTATAAATTTGTTGAAAAATTTTTGTCGAAAGTGAAGTACCTAAGTGCCTCACCTCAGTAGTTAACATCTGTAAGTTGCATGATTGGGCTCTTTTAGATAGTTCTGTATTAGCTGTAGAATATTTTATAACCGAGTCTCCACCAAAATGACATAAAATATCGTCAACTTCATCCATTAATTGTATAAGATTCTCTCTACCTACTTTTTGCTCTAATTCGCCGCCAAAATCACTTGTATAATTAAACTTTCCTTCTGATTTACCCAAACCAGCAAAACCAAAATATTTCTCGCATACATTACAATTGCATATTTCGCCTCGATCTAAAGGGCAATTCCTATCCTCTAAAGATTTTCCCTTTTCAAGAATTAATATCTTTTGATTACTTTGAGATAAGGTATATGCTAAAAAAACACTACTTACACCTGAACCGATAATTGTAACATCATACATCTATTTACACCTTCTTTAATTATAGCGCCTCCGTTAGGGGAACACCTTGTACGGCTATTTCTCCAACTCATAGCGAGCTGCGATAATGCCCGACTTGAACGTTCGGCTGGACAGCAGCTTGAGCTTGATTTTCTCGCCGCCGTCGAATACCGATTTTCCGCTACCAAGGACGACCGGACAAATCGTAAGCAGGAATTCGTCGATCAGGCCGAGCTCAAGTAACGTCTTCGCCGCACCCGGGCTGCCGAAGATCACGAGGTTTTTGCCGGGCTGCTCCTTGAGTACCTTGATTTCCTCTGCGATATTGTCCTTGATAAGCATCGTATTGTTCCATTCCGTCTTGTCCATCGTACTGGATATGACGATTTTCTTCACATCTTGTATCCATTTGGCATGCTCCAAATCGTGCTTCGACGCATTCGGATTGTTAAGCACCGTGGGCCAGTAACCCTCCATCAATTGATACGTTGTGCGTCCGTAAACAGGCGAGCCGACTTCGGCTACGACCTCCTCGGCATATTTCTCAATTTCCTCGTTGTACGGAATCCATTCCAGTCCTCCGTTTGAATCCGACGCATACCCGTCCAGCGACACATGCATGAACAATACCAGTTTTCTCATGTCCGTTTCTCCTTCGATTTCGAATTTATTTTGTGACTTACTCAAGCTCAAAATACTTTTCCTAATACTGGAAGTTTCCTTATTACATATTGGCTAAATAAAAAACTTAGAGATATTCCTAACATAATAACGATCGCAAATCTGATGTATGCGGATACAGGTATCTGTTCTACTGCATATTGTAAACTAACGACTATGGGGACATGGAAAATATAGATCGAATAAGTATTGAATGAAAATGAGCTCAGCAATGCATTTGTTTTATTTGCTAGTCTATGAAATAAGTAGATTAGCCCAATACATAGCCCTGTACATAAGTACATTTCAGTTATAGAATATCCCAAACTGCCCCAATTCAACCCTCCTGTTTGGAAAGCTGTTATTTCACCTGAATATAATACGAGAGCAAGAACTACTCCTATAACCATCCATGTAACTCCAATATAAGTTGGCACTCTATTAAACCAATTATTTCGTGCAGCAATGATACCGAAAATAAAGAAGAACACATATTGTGGAACATGAGCAAATTCAGTCTGAATAATTCCTAAAAAGCCAATCCAATGATCAATTGGGTATTTAATACGAATAAGAAAGGTTAACAATGCGACAATAAGAGTGCAAAATACAATGAGAAATTGACTCGGAAATGGTCTATCAACATTATCTTTGCGAACTCTTCCAATTCTTCGTGACGCAGAACTGAAGACTGCATATAGCACACTGTAGATTAACAAATGTTGAAGAAACCATAAATGACCAAAGTTTATTTCTGGCAATGAGAATGGTATTAATAATAGAAAGCCAATAACAAGCGGAATTCCTAAGCGAACTAGTCGCTTTTTGATAAAGCCCCTTACACTATTCTTATCCAGTGAAGACGGCACAAAATAAGCAGATATTAAGAAAAAAAGACCCATGAAGAAGGCGGCATTTACAGCAAAAAACGCCCCTAATCCAGGTGAATCAATCGTTTTAAAATACCACCAGCCTTCAGAGCCTCCATACGGTTGGCCTGCATGATGAGCAACTACAAGCATAATTAAAAATACTTTTAAATTGTCTAAAAAATATATTCTAGTCACAGATGTCATACTTAGTGTCGCCCTCTTTTCAATTCTTGGTTTGTAGGTATTCATATCTTCAAAGTTTTGTTTTCAACTGGTAGCTTCAATCCATCTAGCAACTATTACCGTCAATTCCTCTTTTTTAGATTCTACATCACTCATACTGGTAATTTTCATAATTGCTCTATCATATGTAACCCACTCTAATAACCCATTGGACTCCTCAAGGATCGGTCCTTTACCTGTATGTTCTTTCACCTTCGCACCCGTATGAAAGATAAGTCGAATATTACTTTTACCCTGCAAATTAAAGGTCACTCTATCCTCGTTATTGAAGCAAAAACTCGGTGCATTCCATTTAATATGCTCAGTGATGTTTTCGTTTACATTTAAAATAATTTGTCTTACTTCCTCTATTTCTCTCTTCATCGGGTGTTCAAGATTTTTTAGAAATTCAACTACTTGTTCGTGATCAGATAATTTTTTCGATCGCTTGATACTATTTTCGGGAGAATTCCTATTTATTTTCATTATTACTTATCCTTTCATACTTTCTTAAACCGAAAAATGCAAACCGGCGGAATGTCGTACCAATCAAATTTTGCTTCGTCTTTTTCTTTAATAAAGCTAGGTTCTAAAAATCCATCAAGTACAAAGCCTGATGTGAAGAACTGCTTGAAATAATATTCAAGTGGTCTATGGAACATATAATGCTCAACTGACTGTCCTCGAATTCCTATTGCTTGATAAGGCTCAGGAGTCAAGTAATCAAAGATCTGAATACTGTTTCGTGTAATTAATGATCCATTTAGATCTTCTGTCTCCTGTATTTCTCTCATGTTTGGAGTTTGAAAACAAGGATGAGGAATTGAAAAAACCACTGTACCATTTCGTTTTAGTAACGTATGAAGATTCGTTATTAATGGACCAACATCTGATATATCCATTAAAGCCATATTTGAAACAGCTCGATCAAATTTATCTTTGCCTAGCTCAGACAATGCTATGGGATTCGTAGCATCTAAAACCTTATATCTAATATTCAATTTGTCCTTGGTTCTTAATTTAGCTCTTTCTATCATTTTTGAACTATAATCAAATGCCACAACATTGGCCCCGAGATCAGATAATCTACGTGTAAAATTTCCGTTTCCGCAACCAATATCTAATACAATATGGCCTTGTTGAATTTGCAGTAATTGTTCGGTTTGAGATCTTATTAATTCCCTATGAAACCGATTGCTCTCGTCACCCATATAATCATCCCAAAACTCTGCAATGGTTTCCCATCTAACTCTAGATTCGTCATTTAACTCGGTCCATTGCGTCAAATGAAACTCTCCATTCTAAAGTAGTTAGTCATTTCTATTCATGCATTTATACCTTTAACATCTACATACCATTAATAAATTTCCATCTGGATCTTTAAAATTAAACCATTGATTATGCTCTATATCAGTTACTATATTCACCTTTTTTTCTTTCATATATTTGAATGCCTCTTCTATGTCAACGGTTTTAAAATGAAACGCCGGTGCCCTAAAAATATTGTCTTCTGTATAAATCTTACTGTCTAAAACGATACTTGTTCCTTTCATCGGAACAATATATAAATGTCCGTACAGGATCTCACCTTCAATTGGAAGTCCTAAAATATCACAATACCAATCACGAGCGTTCTCAATACTTTTTACAGGTATAAACACTGTTCCAATTTGGTTTTGAATGGGCGACAAATCAATAACCTCCTGAGATTCAATTAAATTTATGTGAGTCATAAATTCCAGGTAACTCCTTTCTAAGTAACTTACTTTACCCATATACTTTCAACTTTCTTATCTAAATAGTCATTAATATATAAAATTTCATTACCATCATTTTTTACATATATTTTACTGTAGAATTCTTTTTCCTCATATTCGTCTTCGTATGGCATATCTATTCGATATCCATGAATCACAATAAATTGTTCTAGAGTGTTTATTTCAGTTATCGAAAATTTTGAATGACTCCATAAATCTCCTTCTTTTATGCCCATTAATTCAATTCCATCCTGAAGCTCTATAAATACATCTTCTTCATCTATGTAGGTCCAAACCCCGAAAAACTTGTTCACTAATAATATGTTTTCAGAAGTCATTTCTACTATGTTTCTATCCGTGTTTTTGTCATCATTATTGCCTGAATCGTAATCTACAGGAGTATCATCCGTTTCAATTCCATCACTTGCTTTATTATTATCTTCATCGATTTCATCAATATTATTGTCATCTAGTTCTACGCTGTTTTGCTCAAATGGTTCTTCCGATTTTGAAATCTCATTTGTCATTTCATTTACCTTATTATTCTCAGGTATGGTATTTTGATTACAACCAGCTACTATAAATACCATAATAATAAGAATTAAGTGAATAGATCTCATTGATCCAGCCTCATTCCTTTGTTAATCATAAAAACAACGCGACCCAGCCTTAGATAAATAATATCTTAGGCTGGGTCGTCTTGTTGTCTGAGCTTCTTCCTTCATTATACATCTGGCAAACACGAAGCGATAGACCCGCCTAGTAACTCTAGCTTCGGCCAAGTCTTTAACCAGTTTTTATTACTGACTCTGGTTCTGAAATATTCATGCTCTTTAAACAGAGGGCTCTTTCGAATTTTCAATTCAAATAAATCATTTAGTCCATATGGAGCAATTATTTTTAGCTTATTATCCTGATCTAATGTTATTCCTATGGCAGTGGCTGTTTCAGGCCACCTCATCATTGCTTCTTCTACGGATTCATATCGTTTATCATTATTTCTAATATGCATTCTAGCTTGGTTCTTTATCGACCAATTGTACTGAGGAACCTTGTCTTTCAATATTCTTTCATAATATTTCTCTGTTGTTTCTGATTCATCTAATAAGTCGTAGTATAGAACGTCAACGTCATTCAACGGTGTACTCTTATTCTGATTATGTAAAAAATCCCACACGAAGTTTCTCACATAACCTGCAGCGATGCACCAATGAGGTAAATTTAATGACTTAACTATCTCAAGGTCCCTGCTCAAACTATGATGAGTAGCCAATATACTCATTAACTTATTTTCAAGCATCATGTCCCCCAAATGTCGTCTTATTTTTCTTTGAGATAACCTAATACCTTACCTTTCACTAACGATTTTGAAAGAGGGCCAAAATTAAGACTTCCAATACTTCTTAATGAATTGTCTCCTAAGACAAAAAT is from Candidatus Cohnella colombiensis and encodes:
- a CDS encoding NAD(P)-binding domain-containing protein codes for the protein MYDVTIIGSGVSSVFLAYTLSQSNQKILILEKGKSLEDRNCPLDRGEICNCNVCEKYFGFAGLGKSEGKFNYTSDFGGELEQKVGRENLIQLMDEVDDILCHFGGDSVIKYSTANTELSKRAQSCNLQMLTTEVRHLGTSLSTKIFQQIYNVLSSKIDIQFEVDVQDIKKENNSFTLTTNKGDVQTQHVVFATGRSGTDWSNKQCSSLGVKQGKTRLDLGIRVEMAEQQLRLILEDTFETKLAYAYEDIISSTYCMNPKGRIIRKYQEGLVMPDGQNFREQENGTSNLNFTLFTPTYFSTLKEANMYAHKVIGGINKGTDRIVVQRFEDLREGRSTTKENMYNNRIQPTLNAEFGDLTKEIPLLYIQILQGFLNQLEKFIGEAIDEDTLLYGMDGKFYSPIIETDRNFQTNIHGLYVIGDCSGVTHSLSQAAASGIFVGKHLASINKEQTI
- a CDS encoding dihydrofolate reductase family protein, giving the protein MRKLVLFMHVSLDGYASDSNGGLEWIPYNEEIEKYAEEVVAEVGSPVYGRTTYQLMEGYWPTVLNNPNASKHDLEHAKWIQDVKKIVISSTMDKTEWNNTMLIKDNIAEEIKVLKEQPGKNLVIFGSPGAAKTLLELGLIDEFLLTICPVVLGSGKSVFDGGEKIKLKLLSSRTFKSGIIAARYELEK
- a CDS encoding acyltransferase family protein, translating into MTSVTRIYFLDNLKVFLIMLVVAHHAGQPYGGSEGWWYFKTIDSPGLGAFFAVNAAFFMGLFFLISAYFVPSSLDKNSVRGFIKKRLVRLGIPLVIGFLLLIPFSLPEINFGHLWFLQHLLIYSVLYAVFSSASRRIGRVRKDNVDRPFPSQFLIVFCTLIVALLTFLIRIKYPIDHWIGFLGIIQTEFAHVPQYVFFFIFGIIAARNNWFNRVPTYIGVTWMVIGVVLALVLYSGEITAFQTGGLNWGSLGYSITEMYLCTGLCIGLIYLFHRLANKTNALLSSFSFNTYSIYIFHVPIVVSLQYAVEQIPVSAYIRFAIVIMLGISLSFLFSQYVIRKLPVLGKVF
- a CDS encoding DUF1801 domain-containing protein, with translation MKINRNSPENSIKRSKKLSDHEQVVEFLKNLEHPMKREIEEVRQIILNVNENITEHIKWNAPSFCFNNEDRVTFNLQGKSNIRLIFHTGAKVKEHTGKGPILEESNGLLEWVTYDRAIMKITSMSDVESKKEELTVIVARWIEATS
- a CDS encoding class I SAM-dependent methyltransferase translates to MTQWTELNDESRVRWETIAEFWDDYMGDESNRFHRELIRSQTEQLLQIQQGHIVLDIGCGNGNFTRRLSDLGANVVAFDYSSKMIERAKLRTKDKLNIRYKVLDATNPIALSELGKDKFDRAVSNMALMDISDVGPLITNLHTLLKRNGTVVFSIPHPCFQTPNMREIQETEDLNGSLITRNSIQIFDYLTPEPYQAIGIRGQSVEHYMFHRPLEYYFKQFFTSGFVLDGFLEPSFIKEKDEAKFDWYDIPPVCIFRFKKV
- a CDS encoding VOC family protein, whose protein sequence is MTHINLIESQEVIDLSPIQNQIGTVFIPVKSIENARDWYCDILGLPIEGEILYGHLYIVPMKGTSIVLDSKIYTEDNIFRAPAFHFKTVDIEEAFKYMKEKKVNIVTDIEHNQWFNFKDPDGNLLMVCRC
- a CDS encoding nucleotidyltransferase family protein, translated to MMLENKLMSILATHHSLSRDLEIVKSLNLPHWCIAAGYVRNFVWDFLHNQNKSTPLNDVDVLYYDLLDESETTEKYYERILKDKVPQYNWSIKNQARMHIRNNDKRYESVEEAMMRWPETATAIGITLDQDNKLKIIAPYGLNDLFELKIRKSPLFKEHEYFRTRVSNKNWLKTWPKLELLGGSIASCLPDV